Proteins from one Corallococcus exiguus genomic window:
- a CDS encoding putative NPN-dependent ornithine cyclodeaminase, translating into MTTIAHPDFTAARFTSYPDARFTPAPADGVLPEGFFTTTNLPTYVRVDGRWRMPREPRMDGALVRDAAGELWVREGRRVRAGEQVVVGKAEDGSEGVYVNMAYLMEEGEGEFKFMTSEVSREKPIDYAHMARVLVEERERGGYPIWVTGPALVHSRARADMTWFVENGFVGALLAGNAVAVHDIEASIYGTTLGMSGAGEATSGGHGLHMRAINRVRQAGSIAKAVEAGVITNGIMHACVKHGVPFVLTGSIRDDGPLPDVVTDNLAAQDAMRRHAVKATMAVLVATALHAIATGNMLPAFVTEKDGSLRELPTICVDSSEFVVSKLKDRGTHQAFGVVTNAQDFMHILRLYVERELAARGTAPKPA; encoded by the coding sequence GTGACGACCATTGCTCATCCCGACTTCACGGCGGCGCGGTTCACCAGCTACCCGGACGCGCGCTTCACCCCGGCTCCGGCGGACGGCGTGCTGCCGGAGGGCTTCTTCACCACGACGAACCTGCCCACGTACGTGAGGGTGGACGGGCGGTGGCGGATGCCGCGCGAGCCGCGCATGGACGGCGCGCTGGTGCGGGACGCGGCCGGCGAGCTCTGGGTGCGCGAGGGCCGCCGGGTGCGCGCGGGCGAGCAGGTGGTGGTGGGGAAGGCGGAGGACGGCAGCGAAGGCGTCTACGTGAACATGGCCTACCTGATGGAGGAGGGGGAGGGCGAGTTCAAGTTCATGACGAGCGAGGTGTCGCGCGAGAAGCCCATCGACTACGCGCACATGGCGCGGGTGCTGGTGGAGGAGCGCGAGCGTGGGGGCTATCCCATCTGGGTGACGGGGCCGGCGCTGGTGCACTCGCGGGCGCGGGCGGACATGACGTGGTTCGTGGAGAACGGCTTCGTGGGGGCACTGCTCGCGGGCAACGCGGTGGCGGTGCACGACATCGAGGCGTCCATCTACGGCACGACGCTGGGGATGAGCGGCGCGGGCGAGGCGACGTCGGGCGGGCACGGGCTGCACATGCGCGCCATCAACCGGGTGCGGCAGGCGGGCTCCATCGCGAAGGCGGTGGAGGCGGGCGTCATCACCAACGGCATCATGCACGCGTGCGTGAAGCACGGAGTGCCGTTCGTGCTGACGGGGTCCATCCGGGATGACGGGCCGTTGCCGGACGTGGTGACGGACAACCTGGCGGCGCAGGACGCGATGCGCAGGCACGCGGTGAAGGCGACGATGGCGGTGCTCGTGGCAACGGCGCTGCACGCCATCGCGACGGGGAACATGTTGCCAGCGTTCGTGACGGAGAAGGACGGCAGCCTGCGGGAGCTGCCCACCATCTGCGTGGATTCGTCCGAGTTCGTGGTGAGCAAGCTGAAGGACCGGGGCACGCACCAGGCCTTCGGCGTGGTGACGAACGCGCAGGACTTCATGCACATCCTGCGGCTGTATGTGGAGCGCGAGCTGGCCGCGCGAGGCACGGCGCCGAAGCCGGCCTGA
- a CDS encoding ligand-binding sensor domain-containing protein, whose protein sequence is MMLSTLTALTLAATVTNTETVHDLEPFGGHVVACTEGGLELFTTAGRPVRVLTVEDGLPSHYCRALESTGDRLFVATDEGLVSLDARFQVTPVLDVHWQALPPAEDASTPDYVNRLESLASVLTPGATYTAFSPRFAGTAEGRLFELGTQRAWSLPGPVRFISDTRDGVDVGTTEGAFSISASGRLSALRDVPTGLLSFTVTEQGVRIVGSHGEVHAWETESVPLQAVSVPKGATVLNTEWAGTRSSGVFLHGPKGWRRVTPTGQICGNHITALARHQGRLVVGTFDRGACWQRDDGRWQTVRTPSLPSDQVLGISSDGPNLYVATTYGLGFHDGKTWTQIAYGSRNPVALGKLSVLNVSQMDEGVALVDGRGMSLVTPGTSPLSLMKRLPLPTEWSKHPSVGEASGRFLWMGSEDRGLLRWDGAKWQRFHDGRDLTDNWITALSTDAQGRAIAGTCQDGFSYFDGAKWTRVRAAPGLPSSAIVSAALVPGGALVGTLLGASYFDAATGETRALPKLADPRVYAVLPDGDSALFGTEGGLSSAAWKAVSAPALTQR, encoded by the coding sequence ATGATGCTCTCCACCCTCACCGCGCTGACCCTGGCCGCTACCGTCACCAACACCGAGACCGTGCACGACCTGGAGCCCTTCGGCGGCCACGTCGTCGCGTGCACCGAAGGCGGCCTGGAGCTGTTCACGACCGCGGGCCGTCCGGTGCGCGTGCTCACGGTGGAGGACGGGCTTCCCAGCCACTACTGCCGCGCGCTGGAGTCCACGGGCGACCGGCTCTTCGTCGCCACGGATGAAGGGCTGGTGTCGCTGGACGCCCGCTTCCAGGTGACGCCCGTGCTGGACGTGCACTGGCAGGCGCTGCCTCCCGCCGAGGACGCGAGCACTCCGGACTACGTGAACCGCCTGGAGTCACTGGCCTCGGTGCTGACGCCGGGTGCGACGTACACGGCGTTCTCTCCGCGCTTCGCGGGCACGGCGGAGGGACGTCTGTTCGAGCTGGGCACCCAGCGCGCGTGGTCACTGCCGGGACCGGTGCGCTTCATCTCGGACACACGTGACGGCGTGGACGTGGGCACCACCGAGGGCGCGTTCTCCATCAGCGCCAGTGGCCGGCTCTCCGCGCTTCGCGACGTGCCCACCGGGCTGCTGTCATTCACCGTGACGGAGCAGGGCGTGCGCATCGTGGGCAGTCACGGTGAGGTGCACGCTTGGGAGACGGAGTCCGTGCCACTCCAGGCCGTGAGCGTTCCCAAGGGCGCCACCGTGTTGAACACGGAATGGGCGGGCACGCGTTCCTCGGGTGTGTTCCTGCATGGCCCGAAGGGGTGGCGCCGGGTCACTCCGACCGGGCAGATTTGCGGCAATCACATCACCGCGCTCGCACGGCATCAGGGGCGGCTGGTGGTGGGCACGTTCGACCGGGGCGCCTGCTGGCAGCGCGATGACGGCCGGTGGCAGACCGTCCGCACACCTTCGCTTCCCAGCGACCAGGTGCTGGGCATCAGCAGCGACGGACCGAACCTCTACGTCGCCACCACGTACGGCCTGGGCTTCCATGACGGGAAGACGTGGACGCAGATTGCCTACGGGTCTCGCAACCCCGTGGCCCTGGGGAAGCTGTCCGTGCTCAACGTGTCCCAGATGGATGAAGGCGTCGCGCTGGTCGACGGCCGGGGCATGTCCCTGGTCACTCCCGGGACGTCTCCCCTGTCGCTCATGAAACGGCTGCCGCTGCCGACGGAGTGGAGCAAGCACCCCTCCGTCGGTGAAGCCTCGGGCCGATTCCTGTGGATGGGCAGCGAGGACCGGGGCCTGCTGCGCTGGGACGGCGCGAAGTGGCAGCGCTTCCACGACGGCCGCGACCTCACCGACAACTGGATCACCGCGCTGTCCACCGACGCGCAAGGACGCGCCATCGCGGGCACCTGCCAGGACGGCTTCAGCTACTTCGACGGCGCGAAGTGGACTCGCGTGCGCGCCGCTCCCGGCCTGCCTTCCTCCGCCATCGTCTCCGCCGCGCTCGTGCCCGGCGGGGCGCTGGTGGGCACGCTGCTCGGCGCGTCGTACTTCGACGCGGCCACGGGGGAGACGCGGGCCCTGCCGAAGCTGGCGGATCCGCGCGTCTACGCGGTGCTCCCTGACGGTGACTCCGCCCTCTTCGGCACCGAGGGCGGGCTGTCGAGCGCGGCCTGGAAGGCCGTCTCGGCTCCGGCCCTCACCCAGCGCTGA
- a CDS encoding glutathione S-transferase family protein: MITLYGFGRVHSKVVGLTRDLRVLWMLEELGVPYRVHGVDHPAGETRREEYQQLNPFCQVPVLDDDGFVLTETGAILLYLAEKTGQLMPTDFQGRAQVMRWCFAALTTVELPMSQLIMVDLLGASDPTGAQRRPGLVKYAEHHLTTLEDWLRERPYLTGETFTVADILMTTVLREVRNAGVLEGFPRVSAYRERCEARPAWQRTLDAYEQRLGVPAGSAR; this comes from the coding sequence ATGATCACCCTGTATGGCTTTGGCCGCGTCCATTCGAAGGTCGTAGGACTCACGCGCGATTTGCGCGTCCTATGGATGCTCGAGGAGCTGGGCGTGCCCTACCGGGTGCACGGCGTGGATCATCCCGCTGGGGAAACCCGGAGGGAGGAGTACCAGCAGCTGAACCCCTTCTGCCAGGTGCCGGTGCTCGACGACGACGGCTTCGTGCTCACCGAGACGGGCGCCATCCTGCTGTACCTGGCGGAGAAGACGGGCCAGTTGATGCCCACGGATTTCCAGGGCCGCGCCCAGGTGATGCGCTGGTGCTTCGCCGCGCTCACCACCGTGGAGCTGCCGATGTCCCAGCTCATCATGGTCGACCTGCTCGGCGCCTCCGACCCCACCGGCGCGCAGCGGCGTCCCGGGTTGGTGAAGTACGCCGAGCACCACCTGACCACGCTCGAGGACTGGCTCCGGGAGCGTCCGTATCTCACTGGCGAGACGTTCACCGTGGCGGACATCCTGATGACCACGGTGCTGCGCGAGGTGCGCAACGCGGGCGTGCTCGAAGGCTTCCCCCGGGTCTCCGCCTATCGCGAGCGCTGTGAGGCACGGCCCGCCTGGCAGCGGACGCTGGATGCCTATGAGCAGCGACTTGGAGTCCCGGCGGGCAGCGCGCGCTAG
- a CDS encoding acyl-CoA dehydrogenase, with protein sequence MSSSLHYTPNLRDIEFNLFEFLDIGHTSLGKAPFGDLDETAARQTLQTFAQLCTQELAKSFDESEHNPPKLENGEVKLPPGLKAAMGAYYDAGMHLLETPSHLGGLGAPPSLGWAAFELILGSNPALAFFTLGNLLARVIDKLGTESQKQRFLPHILDKRWSGSMVLTEPDAGSDVGAARTKARQVDGDVWEIEGVKRFITNGESDIAENIIHMVLARPDGAAPGTKGLSLFVVPKFWVNEDGSLGEHNNVVCTKLEKKMGLKGSVTCELTFGDGKPTRGLLLGDVHDGIRQMFHIIENARMAVGLKSMAALSAGYYRALSFAKDRVQGSDLGKARDKTAPRVNILQHPDVRRMLMAQKAHAEGLRALALFTASVQDQVEIQGGHRSTAAGEADVLNDMLLPLVKGYGSEKAYELLSLSLQVHGGSGFLTDYPVEQYIRDQKIDSLYEGTTHIQALDLLMRKVARDGGATLMGLLERVRATADGDEGGPELKTERAALGEAVGHLQTMLGTLMGKLGESVYHVGFQGNRVLFAVAEVIIGWLLVRHAAVSLERMKTNPGDKAFYGGKVASARWYCHEVLPGISHAARMVENGNLDLMDLPEESF encoded by the coding sequence ATGTCGTCGTCCCTGCACTACACGCCCAACCTCCGCGATATTGAGTTCAACCTCTTCGAGTTCCTGGACATCGGCCACACGTCGCTGGGCAAGGCGCCCTTCGGGGACCTGGACGAGACGGCGGCCCGGCAGACGCTGCAGACGTTCGCGCAGCTGTGCACGCAGGAGCTGGCGAAGAGCTTCGACGAGTCCGAGCACAACCCGCCGAAGCTGGAGAACGGCGAGGTGAAGCTGCCCCCCGGCCTGAAGGCCGCGATGGGCGCCTACTACGACGCGGGCATGCACCTGCTGGAGACGCCCTCGCACCTGGGCGGCCTGGGCGCTCCGCCGTCGCTGGGCTGGGCCGCGTTCGAGCTGATCCTGGGCAGCAACCCCGCGCTGGCGTTCTTCACGCTGGGCAACCTGTTGGCGCGCGTCATCGACAAGCTGGGCACGGAGTCGCAGAAGCAGCGCTTCCTTCCGCACATCCTGGACAAGCGCTGGAGCGGGTCCATGGTGCTGACGGAGCCGGACGCGGGCAGCGACGTCGGCGCCGCGCGCACCAAGGCCCGTCAGGTGGACGGCGACGTCTGGGAGATTGAAGGCGTCAAGCGCTTCATCACCAACGGCGAGTCGGACATCGCGGAGAACATCATCCACATGGTGCTCGCGCGTCCGGACGGCGCGGCGCCGGGCACCAAGGGCCTGTCGCTGTTCGTGGTGCCCAAGTTCTGGGTGAACGAGGACGGCAGCCTGGGCGAGCACAACAACGTCGTGTGCACCAAGCTGGAGAAGAAGATGGGCCTGAAGGGGTCCGTCACGTGCGAGCTGACGTTCGGCGACGGCAAGCCCACGCGCGGCCTGCTGCTGGGTGACGTGCACGACGGCATCCGGCAGATGTTCCACATCATCGAGAACGCACGCATGGCGGTAGGCCTCAAGTCCATGGCCGCGCTGTCCGCGGGCTACTACCGCGCGCTGTCGTTCGCGAAGGACCGCGTGCAGGGCAGCGACCTGGGGAAGGCGCGCGACAAGACGGCGCCGCGCGTGAACATCCTCCAGCACCCGGACGTGCGCCGCATGCTGATGGCGCAGAAGGCGCACGCGGAAGGTCTGCGCGCGCTGGCCCTGTTCACCGCGTCCGTGCAGGACCAGGTGGAGATCCAGGGCGGCCACCGCTCCACCGCGGCGGGCGAGGCGGACGTGCTCAACGACATGCTGCTTCCGCTGGTGAAGGGATACGGCTCGGAGAAGGCGTACGAGCTGCTGTCCCTGTCGCTCCAGGTGCACGGCGGTTCGGGCTTCCTCACGGACTACCCGGTGGAGCAGTACATCCGGGACCAGAAGATCGACTCGCTCTACGAGGGCACCACGCACATCCAGGCGCTGGACCTGCTGATGCGCAAGGTGGCGCGCGACGGCGGCGCGACGCTGATGGGCCTGCTGGAGCGCGTCCGCGCGACGGCGGATGGCGACGAGGGCGGTCCGGAGCTGAAGACCGAGCGTGCCGCGCTGGGCGAGGCGGTGGGCCACCTGCAGACGATGCTCGGCACGCTGATGGGCAAGCTGGGCGAGTCCGTCTACCACGTGGGCTTCCAGGGCAACCGCGTGCTGTTCGCCGTGGCGGAGGTCATCATCGGCTGGCTGCTGGTGCGCCACGCGGCCGTGTCGCTGGAGCGGATGAAGACCAACCCCGGTGACAAGGCGTTCTACGGCGGCAAGGTGGCCAGCGCCCGCTGGTACTGCCATGAGGTGCTGCCCGGCATCTCGCACGCGGCGCGCATGGTGGAGAACGGCAACCTGGACCTGATGGACCTGCCGGAAGAGTCGTTCTAG
- a CDS encoding VIT domain-containing protein, which translates to MRVLLATLFVCLLAAPASAQPCPPAASPTAGVAQGTLVARFRAQPQQAEPTECPDTEPRTFSLKRTEVDAEVSGFLASVTVTQVFENPYTSPLEAIYVFPLPELAAVDGMEMHIGERVITGVIQTREQARDTYERAKAEGKTAALLDQERPNIFTQSVANILPGETIRVRIHYVERLTYDAGTYRFSFPMVVAPRFIGGTPLPTRQGEGVEPDTTTVPDASRITPPVLSDTRSGHDIQLTVRMDAGLPVHSLRSTTHRVDVKRDGQTRATVSLGRDDRIPNKDFILEYVVADALIRPAVLMHREPGADHGYFLVMLNPQLSPTEKEIVPRELYMVLDTSCSQSGLAIEKSKAITKEVLNHLMPEDTFQVLNFDTRVTKFAPTAVPATPENIQNALPYVANFWGGGGTDVRIAAEEAMVPANDPARLRMVLFMTDGLIGGDEQVLSTLQEHLREETRIFSAGVGSSTNRYLITKMGELGRGASTLVNLNRPEEDVAREFEQRMRGPVLTSVVVDTDGLPVSDVYPKSVPDLFAGQPLFLVGKFTGTGDGVLRISGRVRGQVRRFDVPVHFPEVAPEHDSLKSLWARQRIEELTVEGYRGETPEVVQGITDTALQYHLMSRYTSFVAVEQVARTAPNGESVREMVPVQLPDGMVSGALSREEIPPGDPIISVRAPRNARRVTAYFPFGLVKPLTFDSLTRSWRGRFLVPLGVSDGYYTVFIIAELADGRVERSEVRYRLDSQGNDFDVVLSQKELAPGDTLTFDVDAVETTQEVSVYGDLFGEDQQLLDSQDGLRFNKSLVIPEGTPAGSYELVFVARDAAGNRFERRETLRVIHTRRD; encoded by the coding sequence ATGCGAGTCCTGCTCGCCACACTCTTCGTCTGCCTTCTGGCCGCCCCGGCCTCCGCACAACCCTGCCCCCCGGCCGCTTCGCCCACCGCGGGCGTCGCCCAGGGCACCCTGGTGGCTCGCTTCCGTGCGCAGCCGCAGCAGGCGGAGCCCACCGAGTGCCCGGACACCGAGCCGCGCACATTCAGCCTCAAGCGCACGGAGGTGGACGCGGAGGTCAGTGGCTTCCTCGCTTCCGTCACCGTGACGCAGGTGTTCGAGAACCCCTACACCTCGCCGCTCGAAGCGATCTACGTCTTCCCGCTGCCGGAGCTCGCCGCCGTGGATGGCATGGAGATGCACATCGGTGAGCGCGTCATCACGGGCGTCATCCAGACCCGCGAGCAGGCCCGCGACACCTACGAGCGCGCCAAGGCCGAGGGCAAGACGGCCGCGCTGCTCGACCAGGAGCGGCCGAACATCTTCACCCAGTCCGTCGCCAACATCCTCCCCGGCGAGACCATCCGCGTGCGCATCCACTACGTGGAGCGCCTCACCTACGACGCCGGCACCTACCGCTTCAGCTTCCCCATGGTCGTGGCCCCTCGCTTCATCGGCGGCACGCCGCTTCCCACGCGCCAGGGTGAAGGCGTGGAGCCCGACACCACCACCGTCCCCGACGCGAGCCGCATCACGCCTCCGGTGCTCTCCGACACGCGCAGCGGCCATGACATCCAGCTCACCGTGCGCATGGACGCTGGCCTTCCGGTCCACTCGCTGCGCTCCACCACCCACCGCGTGGACGTGAAGCGCGATGGCCAGACCCGCGCCACCGTGAGCCTGGGCCGCGATGACCGCATCCCCAACAAGGACTTCATCCTCGAATACGTCGTCGCCGACGCGCTCATCCGCCCCGCCGTCCTCATGCACCGCGAGCCCGGCGCGGACCACGGCTACTTCCTGGTGATGCTCAACCCGCAGCTGTCCCCCACCGAGAAGGAGATCGTCCCCCGCGAGCTCTACATGGTGCTCGACACGTCCTGCTCGCAGTCCGGCCTCGCCATCGAGAAGTCCAAGGCCATCACCAAGGAGGTCCTCAACCACCTGATGCCCGAGGACACCTTCCAGGTCCTCAACTTCGACACGCGGGTGACCAAGTTCGCCCCCACCGCCGTCCCCGCCACGCCGGAGAACATCCAGAACGCCCTGCCCTACGTCGCCAACTTCTGGGGCGGTGGCGGCACCGACGTGCGCATCGCCGCCGAGGAGGCCATGGTCCCCGCCAACGACCCCGCCCGCCTGCGCATGGTGCTCTTCATGACGGACGGCCTCATCGGCGGTGACGAGCAGGTGCTCAGCACGCTCCAAGAGCACCTGCGCGAGGAGACGCGCATCTTCTCCGCTGGCGTGGGCTCCAGCACCAACCGCTACCTCATCACCAAGATGGGTGAACTGGGCCGCGGCGCCTCCACCCTCGTCAACCTCAACCGCCCGGAGGAAGACGTCGCCCGCGAGTTCGAGCAGCGCATGCGCGGCCCCGTCCTCACCTCGGTCGTGGTGGACACCGACGGCCTGCCCGTCAGCGACGTGTACCCGAAGTCCGTGCCGGACCTCTTCGCCGGCCAGCCGCTGTTCCTCGTCGGCAAGTTCACCGGCACCGGTGACGGCGTCCTCCGCATCTCCGGCCGCGTGCGTGGCCAGGTCCGCCGCTTCGACGTGCCCGTGCACTTCCCCGAAGTCGCCCCGGAGCACGACTCCCTCAAGAGCCTCTGGGCCCGCCAGCGCATCGAAGAGCTCACCGTGGAGGGCTACCGCGGCGAGACGCCCGAAGTCGTCCAGGGCATCACCGACACCGCGCTCCAGTACCACCTGATGAGCCGCTACACGTCCTTCGTCGCGGTGGAGCAGGTGGCCCGCACGGCCCCCAACGGCGAGTCGGTCCGCGAGATGGTCCCCGTGCAGCTCCCCGACGGCATGGTCTCCGGCGCGCTCAGCCGCGAGGAGATTCCCCCCGGCGACCCCATCATCTCCGTGCGCGCCCCGCGCAACGCCCGCCGCGTCACCGCCTACTTCCCCTTCGGCCTGGTGAAGCCGCTCACGTTCGACTCGCTCACCCGTTCTTGGCGCGGCCGGTTCCTCGTGCCGCTGGGTGTCTCGGATGGCTACTACACCGTGTTCATCATCGCGGAGCTGGCGGACGGCCGCGTGGAGCGCAGCGAGGTTCGCTACCGCCTGGACTCCCAGGGCAATGACTTCGACGTCGTCCTCTCCCAGAAGGAGCTCGCCCCCGGTGACACGCTGACGTTCGACGTGGACGCGGTGGAGACCACGCAGGAGGTCAGCGTGTACGGCGACCTCTTCGGCGAGGACCAGCAGCTGCTCGACTCGCAGGACGGCCTGCGCTTCAACAAGTCGCTGGTCATCCCCGAAGGCACGCCCGCCGGTTCCTACGAGCTGGTGTTCGTCGCCCGCGACGCCGCCGGCAATCGCTTCGAACGCAGGGAGACGCTGCGCGTCATCCACACTCGGCGTGACTGA
- a CDS encoding slipin family protein, which translates to MGIGRVEVAQNERLFVVVNGKAEQYLGPGRHWVVRPFQNVRYERVPLEPPVTRLDEAKLALVPEKDLQVLELGADERAVVFHHGQPVRWLGRGQHQVWTAQRLPGRTGRPETPTVRVERVDVSGVATEPPRDEVRALIPASDYVETTATEGTVALRYVNGVLDAVLPPGRHAAWTVAHKVQFAVIDLREKLLHVTGQEVMTKDRVTLRLNLSAAYRVVDARRLAVVARAPDEILYLAMQLAAREAVSTRTLDELLAAREMVSEELYAQVKSGAEGVGLELLRFGIKDVVLPKEMKDLLNRVIQAQKEAEANVILRREETAATRSMAQTAKVLAENPLLVRLKELEAYKDLAAKVGQVHLVLGEGAVPTLQLKGS; encoded by the coding sequence ATGGGTATCGGTCGGGTGGAAGTGGCGCAGAACGAGCGGCTGTTCGTGGTGGTGAACGGGAAGGCGGAGCAGTACCTGGGGCCGGGCCGGCACTGGGTGGTGCGTCCGTTCCAGAACGTCCGCTACGAGCGCGTGCCGCTGGAGCCGCCCGTCACCCGGCTGGATGAAGCGAAGCTCGCGTTGGTGCCGGAGAAGGACCTCCAGGTGCTGGAGCTGGGCGCGGACGAGCGCGCGGTGGTCTTCCATCACGGCCAGCCGGTGCGGTGGCTGGGTCGTGGTCAGCATCAGGTGTGGACGGCGCAGCGGCTGCCCGGTCGAACCGGTCGGCCCGAGACGCCGACCGTGCGAGTGGAGCGCGTGGACGTGTCCGGGGTGGCGACGGAGCCCCCGCGGGACGAGGTGCGCGCGCTGATTCCGGCCAGTGACTACGTGGAGACCACGGCCACGGAGGGCACGGTGGCGCTGCGCTACGTGAACGGTGTGCTGGACGCGGTGCTGCCGCCGGGCCGGCACGCGGCGTGGACGGTCGCGCACAAGGTGCAGTTCGCGGTCATCGACCTGCGCGAAAAGCTGCTCCACGTCACCGGTCAGGAGGTGATGACCAAGGACCGCGTGACGCTGCGGCTCAACCTGTCCGCGGCGTACCGGGTGGTGGACGCGCGGCGGCTGGCGGTGGTGGCGCGAGCGCCGGATGAAATCCTCTACCTGGCCATGCAGCTCGCGGCGCGCGAGGCCGTGTCCACACGCACGTTGGATGAACTGCTCGCGGCGCGCGAGATGGTGTCCGAGGAGCTGTACGCGCAGGTGAAGTCGGGGGCGGAGGGCGTGGGTCTGGAGCTGCTGCGCTTCGGCATCAAGGACGTGGTGCTGCCGAAGGAGATGAAGGACCTGCTCAACCGGGTCATCCAGGCGCAGAAGGAAGCGGAGGCCAACGTCATCCTGCGGCGCGAGGAGACGGCGGCGACGCGCTCCATGGCACAGACGGCGAAGGTGCTCGCGGAGAACCCGCTGCTCGTGCGGCTCAAGGAGTTGGAGGCGTACAAGGACCTGGCCGCGAAGGTGGGTCAGGTGCACCTGGTACTCGGCGAGGGGGCGGTGCCCACGCTGCAGCTCAAGGGCAGCTGA
- a CDS encoding class I SAM-dependent methyltransferase, which yields MADEGDGGRSEEAAVARVYGEIASAYEVLYPSLHRYGDRVEHFLADVMKPGLRVLDVGCGPALHTRGLDASVDVVGLDLAPEMLELAKRSRPSGTWRVHSYLDPVPEDLGTFDVALAIGCLDFCDDLPRVLGHMGRVLKPGARMLFTVLERRSGLEAHEASTRRVRTADTDVTLHLWSAEETTRAVEAAGLRVREYVHGPGWELLAEERVMWFGWWDVTRG from the coding sequence ATGGCGGACGAAGGGGACGGCGGCAGGAGTGAAGAGGCCGCCGTCGCGCGGGTGTACGGGGAGATCGCCTCCGCCTACGAGGTGCTCTACCCGTCGCTGCACCGCTACGGTGACCGCGTGGAGCACTTCCTCGCGGACGTGATGAAGCCGGGCCTGCGCGTGCTGGACGTGGGCTGCGGCCCGGCCCTGCACACGCGAGGACTGGACGCGTCCGTGGACGTGGTGGGCCTGGACCTGGCGCCGGAGATGCTGGAGTTGGCGAAGCGCTCAAGGCCGTCCGGCACGTGGCGCGTGCACAGCTATCTGGATCCGGTGCCGGAGGACCTGGGCACGTTCGATGTCGCGCTGGCCATTGGTTGCCTGGACTTCTGTGACGACCTGCCGCGCGTGCTGGGGCACATGGGCAGGGTGTTGAAGCCGGGCGCGCGGATGTTGTTCACGGTGCTGGAGCGCAGGTCCGGGCTGGAGGCGCACGAGGCGTCCACGCGACGGGTGCGCACGGCGGACACGGACGTGACGCTGCACCTGTGGAGCGCGGAGGAGACGACTCGCGCGGTGGAGGCGGCGGGGCTCCGCGTGCGCGAGTACGTGCACGGGCCGGGCTGGGAGCTGCTGGCCGAGGAGCGTGTGATGTGGTTCGGCTGGTGGGACGTGACGCGCGGCTGA